One window from the genome of Pseudomonas sp. L5B5 encodes:
- the nfuA gene encoding Fe-S biogenesis protein NfuA → MSAITITDAAHDYLADLLSKQNTPGIGIRIFITQPGTQYAETCIAYCKPGEEKPEDKALGLKSFTAYIDAFSEGFLDDAVVDYATDRMGGQLTIKAPNAKVPMVNADSPINERINYYLQTEINPGLASHGGQVSLIEVVEDGIAVLQFGGGCQGCGQADVTLKEGIERTLLERIPELKGVRDVTDHTQKENAYY, encoded by the coding sequence ATGAGCGCCATAACCATTACCGACGCCGCCCACGATTATCTGGCTGATCTGCTTTCCAAGCAGAACACCCCGGGGATTGGCATCCGCATCTTCATTACCCAGCCAGGGACCCAGTACGCCGAGACTTGCATCGCCTATTGCAAGCCGGGCGAAGAAAAGCCCGAGGACAAGGCCCTGGGTCTCAAGAGTTTCACCGCCTACATCGACGCCTTCAGCGAAGGTTTCCTCGATGACGCGGTCGTCGACTACGCCACCGATCGCATGGGCGGCCAGCTGACCATCAAGGCGCCCAATGCCAAGGTGCCGATGGTCAATGCCGACAGCCCGATCAACGAGCGCATCAACTACTACCTGCAAACCGAGATCAACCCGGGACTGGCCAGCCACGGCGGCCAGGTCAGCCTGATCGAAGTGGTCGAGGACGGCATCGCCGTCCTGCAGTTCGGTGGCGGCTGCCAGGGTTGCGGGCAGGCCGACGTGACCTTGAAGGAAGGCATCGAGCGCACCCTGCTCGAGCGTATCCCCGAACTCAAGGGCGTGCGCGACGTCACTGACCATACGCAGAAAGAAAACGCCTACTACTAA
- the metH gene encoding methionine synthase — protein MSDRSARLHALQQALKERILILDGGMGTMIQSYKLEERDYRGERFADWPSDVKGNNDLLVLTRPDVIGAIEKAYLDAGADILETNTFNATQVSQADYGMEALVYELNVEGARLARKVADAKTLETPNRPRFVAGVLGPTSRTCSISPDVNDPGYRNVTFDELVQNYIEATRGLIEGGADLILIETIFDTLNAKAAIFAVQQVFEEDNVELPIMISGTITDASGRTLSGQTTEAFWNSVRHANPISVGLNCALGAKDLRPYLEELSTKADTHVSAHPNAGLPNAFGEYDETPAEMAAVVEEFAASGFLNIIGGCCGTTPPHIQAIAEAVSRHKPRAIPEIPKACRLSGLEPFTIDRQSLFVNVGERTNITGSAKFARLIREENYTEALEVALQQVEAGAQVIDINMDEGMLDSQAAMVRFLNMIAGEPDISRVPIMIDSSKWEVIEAGLKCIQGKGIVNSISMKEGVEQFKHHARLCKRYGAAVVVMAFDEVGQADTAARKREICKRSYDILVNEVGFPPEDIIFDPNIFAVATGIEEHNNYAVDFIEACAYIRDHLPYALSSGGVSNVSFSFRGNNPVREAIHSVFLYHAIQNGLTMGIVNAGQLEIYDEIPPALRERVEDVVLNRTPHGTDALLAIADDYKGGGAIKEVENEEWRSLPVGKRLEHALVKGITAYIVEDTEECRQQAARPIEVIEGPLMSGMNVVGDLFGAGKMFLPQVVKSARVMKQAVAHLIPFIEAEKGDKPEAKGKILMATVKGDVHDIGKNIVGVVLGCNGYDIVDMGVMVPAEKILQTARDEKCDIIGLSGLITPSLDEMVHVAREMQRQDFHLPLMIGGATTSKAHTAVKIEPKYSNDAVIYVTDASRAVGVATQLLSKELKPGFVDKTRQEYVEVRERTANRSARTERLSYAQAIAAKPQHDWAAYQATAPAFTGVKVLDNIDLRALAEYIDWTPFFISWDLAGKFPRILEDEVVGEAATALYQDAREMLDKLIDEKLISARAIFGFWPANQVNHDDIEVYGDHGETLATLHHLRQQIIKPDGKPNLSLADFVAPKDSGVTDYVGGFITTAGIGAEEVAKAYQDKGDDYNSIMVKALADRLAEACAEWLHEQVRKEHWGYARDEHLSNEALIKEQYSGIRPAPGYPACPDHTEKSTLFALLDPAASEGKAGRSGVFLTEHFAMFPAAAVSGWYFAHPQAQYFAVGKVDKDQVQSYTERKGQDLAVSERWLAPNLGYDN, from the coding sequence ATGTCCGACCGCAGTGCTCGCCTCCACGCTCTCCAGCAAGCCCTCAAGGAGCGTATCCTGATTCTCGATGGCGGCATGGGGACCATGATCCAGAGCTACAAGCTCGAGGAACGGGACTACCGTGGCGAGCGCTTCGCCGACTGGCCCAGCGACGTCAAGGGCAACAACGATCTGCTGGTGCTGACCCGTCCGGACGTGATCGGGGCCATCGAGAAGGCCTATCTGGATGCCGGCGCCGACATTCTCGAGACCAACACCTTCAACGCCACCCAGGTGTCCCAGGCCGACTACGGCATGGAGGCGCTGGTCTACGAACTGAACGTAGAAGGCGCACGCCTGGCCCGCAAGGTGGCCGATGCGAAAACCCTGGAAACCCCCAACAGGCCGCGTTTCGTCGCGGGCGTTCTGGGCCCGACCAGCCGCACCTGTTCGATCTCCCCCGACGTCAACGACCCGGGCTATCGCAATGTCACCTTCGACGAACTGGTACAGAACTACATCGAAGCTACTCGCGGCCTGATCGAGGGCGGCGCCGACCTGATCCTGATCGAGACCATCTTCGACACCCTCAACGCCAAGGCGGCGATCTTTGCCGTACAGCAGGTGTTCGAAGAGGACAACGTCGAACTGCCGATCATGATCTCCGGCACCATCACCGACGCCTCCGGCCGTACCCTGTCCGGCCAGACCACCGAGGCATTCTGGAACTCGGTGCGCCACGCCAATCCGATCTCCGTGGGCCTGAACTGCGCCCTGGGTGCCAAGGACCTGCGTCCGTACCTGGAAGAATTGTCGACCAAGGCCGACACCCATGTGTCCGCGCACCCCAACGCCGGCCTGCCCAACGCCTTCGGCGAGTACGACGAGACTCCCGCCGAGATGGCCGCGGTGGTCGAGGAGTTCGCCGCCAGCGGGTTCCTCAACATCATCGGCGGCTGCTGTGGCACCACCCCGCCACACATCCAGGCCATCGCCGAGGCGGTGAGCAGGCACAAGCCCCGGGCGATTCCGGAGATCCCCAAGGCCTGCCGCCTGTCGGGCCTGGAGCCGTTCACCATCGATCGCCAGTCGCTGTTCGTCAACGTTGGCGAACGCACGAACATCACCGGTTCGGCCAAGTTCGCCCGCCTGATCCGCGAAGAGAACTACACCGAGGCCCTGGAAGTCGCCTTGCAGCAGGTCGAGGCTGGCGCCCAGGTGATCGACATCAACATGGACGAAGGGATGCTCGACTCCCAGGCCGCCATGGTGCGTTTCCTCAACATGATCGCCGGCGAGCCCGACATCTCCCGGGTGCCGATCATGATCGACTCCTCCAAGTGGGAGGTGATCGAAGCCGGCCTCAAGTGCATCCAGGGCAAGGGCATCGTCAACTCGATCTCGATGAAGGAAGGCGTCGAGCAATTCAAGCACCACGCCCGCCTGTGCAAGCGCTACGGTGCCGCCGTGGTGGTGATGGCCTTCGACGAAGTCGGCCAGGCCGACACCGCCGCACGCAAGCGCGAGATCTGCAAACGCAGCTACGACATCCTCGTCAACGAAGTGGGTTTCCCGCCGGAAGACATCATCTTCGACCCGAACATCTTCGCCGTAGCCACCGGCATCGAGGAGCACAACAACTACGCCGTGGACTTCATCGAAGCCTGCGCCTACATCCGCGACCACCTGCCCTACGCCCTGTCGAGCGGCGGCGTGTCCAACGTGTCGTTCTCGTTCCGCGGCAACAACCCGGTGCGCGAGGCGATCCACTCGGTGTTCCTCTACCACGCGATCCAGAACGGCCTGACCATGGGCATCGTCAACGCCGGCCAGCTGGAAATCTATGACGAGATCCCGCCGGCCCTGCGCGAGAGGGTCGAGGACGTGGTGCTCAACCGCACCCCGCACGGTACCGACGCCCTGCTGGCCATCGCCGACGATTACAAAGGCGGCGGCGCAATCAAGGAAGTGGAAAACGAGGAATGGCGCTCGCTGCCGGTCGGCAAGCGCCTGGAACACGCGCTGGTCAAGGGCATCACCGCCTATATCGTCGAAGACACCGAGGAATGCCGGCAGCAGGCCGCACGCCCGATCGAGGTCATCGAAGGCCCGCTGATGAGCGGGATGAACGTAGTCGGCGACCTGTTCGGGGCCGGCAAGATGTTCCTGCCGCAGGTGGTCAAGTCGGCGCGGGTGATGAAGCAGGCCGTGGCCCACCTGATCCCGTTCATCGAAGCCGAGAAAGGCGACAAGCCGGAGGCCAAGGGCAAGATTCTCATGGCCACGGTCAAGGGCGACGTGCATGACATTGGCAAGAACATCGTCGGCGTGGTGCTCGGTTGCAACGGCTACGACATCGTCGACATGGGGGTGATGGTTCCCGCAGAGAAGATCCTGCAGACCGCCCGCGACGAGAAGTGCGACATCATCGGCCTATCCGGCCTGATCACCCCGTCGCTGGACGAGATGGTCCACGTCGCCCGCGAAATGCAGCGCCAGGATTTCCACCTGCCCTTGATGATTGGCGGCGCCACGACGTCGAAAGCCCACACGGCGGTGAAAATCGAGCCCAAGTACAGCAACGACGCGGTGATCTACGTCACCGATGCCTCCCGTGCGGTAGGCGTGGCCACCCAGTTACTGTCCAAGGAACTCAAGCCAGGCTTCGTCGACAAGACCCGCCAGGAATACGTGGAAGTGCGCGAGCGCACCGCCAACCGCAGTGCCCGCACCGAGCGCTTGAGCTACGCCCAGGCAATCGCCGCCAAGCCGCAGCATGACTGGGCGGCCTACCAGGCCACGGCCCCGGCCTTCACGGGCGTCAAGGTGCTGGACAACATCGACTTGCGCGCACTGGCCGAATACATCGACTGGACCCCGTTCTTCATTTCCTGGGACCTGGCCGGCAAGTTTCCGCGCATCCTCGAGGACGAAGTGGTGGGTGAAGCCGCCACCGCGCTGTACCAGGATGCCCGCGAGATGCTCGACAAGCTGATCGACGAGAAGCTCATCAGCGCCCGGGCGATCTTCGGTTTCTGGCCGGCCAACCAGGTCAACCATGACGACATCGAGGTCTACGGCGACCACGGCGAGACCCTGGCCACCCTGCACCACCTGCGCCAGCAGATCATCAAGCCCGACGGCAAACCCAACCTGTCCCTGGCCGATTTCGTCGCGCCCAAGGACAGCGGCGTGACCGATTACGTCGGTGGTTTCATCACCACCGCCGGCATCGGTGCCGAGGAAGTGGCCAAGGCCTACCAGGACAAGGGCGACGACTACAACTCGATCATGGTCAAGGCCCTGGCCGACCGCCTGGCCGAAGCCTGCGCCGAATGGCTGCACGAACAGGTGCGCAAGGAGCACTGGGGTTATGCCCGTGACGAGCACCTGAGCAACGAGGCCCTGATCAAGGAGCAGTACAGCGGTATCCGCCCTGCCCCGGGTTATCCGGCGTGTCCGGATCACACCGAGAAGAGCACCCTGTTCGCCCTGCTCGACCCTGCGGCCAGCGAAGGCAAGGCCGGGCGCAGCGGGGTATTCCTCACCGAGCATTTCGCCATGTTCCCGGCGGCAGCCGTCAGCGGCTGGTACTTCGCCCACCCTCAGGCGCAGTATTTCGCGGTGGGCAAGGTCGACAAGGACCAGGTCCAGAGCTACACCGAGCGCAAGGGCCAGGACCTGGCCGTGAGCGAACGCTGGCTGGCCCCGAACCTGGGCTACGACAACTGA
- a CDS encoding fatty acid cis/trans isomerase: protein MPYRFAVSSVLLLLSSVCMAQGPAPTISYTRDIQPIFTEKCVACHACYDSACQLNLGSGEGAARGASKAPVYDGERSKAQAPTRLFYDASGKAAWQRQGFYSVLDAQGSQAALMARMLELGHRTPLQPNAKLPSEIVLGLGRENMCPQPVEFDGYASSHPREGMPLAVTGLTDQQYQTLQRWLASGAPIDEQGLTPSARESLQVVQWENLLNAPGARESLVARWLYEHWFLAHIYFEGGEPGHFFQWVRSRTPSGQPIDLINTRRPNDDPGTQVYYRLWPVQGVIVHKTHITYPLGAAKMARVKTLFYSGDWQVNALPGYGPGRRANPFETFEAIPAKARYQFMLDNAEYFVRTFIRGPVCRGQIATDVIRDNFWALFQAPEHDLYITDPAYRGQATPLLAMPGQNDDVGSVLSLWLSYRDKRNEYEALRRDSYADSPAPSWSTLWAGNDNALLSIFRHFDSASVTKGLIGEIPQTMWLFDYPLLERTYYQLAVNFDVFGNVSHQAQTRLYFDLIRNGAEQNFLRLMPAGTREDFLDDWYQNSGKFKMWLDYESIDDSKRSALRLDAKDPKKDFANQLLARYGELNAKPDPINRCDSAYCSRPNIDPALQDAEQALSRLASRPAAGLKVIEQMPEATLLRVQTPGGKREFYSVLRNRAHSNVAFMLGESLRYQPGLDTLTIFPGILGSYPNFMFDVPAEQVPEFVAAMQEARDAAGFEKVVERWGIRRSHPQFWQYFHDQTRYLKETDPVEAGVMDMNRYENL, encoded by the coding sequence ATGCCGTATCGTTTTGCCGTCAGCAGCGTGCTGCTGCTATTGAGTTCAGTGTGCATGGCGCAAGGTCCGGCGCCGACGATTTCCTACACCCGCGACATCCAGCCGATCTTCACCGAAAAGTGCGTGGCCTGCCACGCCTGCTACGACTCGGCCTGCCAGCTCAACCTGGGCAGCGGTGAAGGCGCCGCCCGCGGCGCTTCCAAAGCCCCGGTGTACGACGGCGAGCGCAGCAAGGCCCAGGCCCCGACCCGGCTGTTCTATGACGCCAGCGGCAAGGCAGCCTGGCAGCGCCAGGGCTTCTACTCGGTGCTCGATGCCCAGGGCAGCCAGGCGGCGCTGATGGCGCGGATGCTGGAGTTGGGGCATCGCACGCCGCTGCAACCCAATGCCAAGCTGCCCAGCGAGATCGTCCTGGGCCTGGGCCGGGAAAACATGTGCCCGCAGCCCGTGGAGTTCGACGGCTACGCCAGCAGCCATCCCAGGGAAGGCATGCCCCTGGCCGTGACCGGCCTGACCGACCAGCAATACCAGACGCTGCAGCGCTGGCTGGCCTCCGGCGCGCCGATCGATGAACAGGGCCTGACCCCCAGTGCCAGGGAAAGCCTGCAGGTAGTCCAGTGGGAAAACCTGCTCAATGCCCCGGGCGCCAGGGAAAGCCTGGTGGCGCGCTGGCTCTACGAACACTGGTTTCTGGCCCACATCTACTTCGAAGGCGGCGAGCCGGGGCATTTCTTCCAGTGGGTGCGTTCGCGTACCCCCAGCGGCCAGCCCATCGACCTGATCAATACCCGGCGCCCCAATGACGACCCCGGCACCCAGGTGTACTACCGCCTCTGGCCGGTGCAAGGGGTGATCGTGCACAAGACCCACATCACCTACCCGCTGGGCGCGGCGAAGATGGCCCGGGTCAAGACCCTGTTCTACAGCGGCGATTGGCAGGTCAATGCGTTGCCGGGCTATGGGCCGGGGCGCCGGGCCAACCCGTTCGAGACCTTCGAGGCGATTCCGGCCAAGGCCCGCTACCAGTTCATGCTGGATAACGCCGAATACTTCGTACGTACCTTCATCCGCGGGCCGGTGTGCCGCGGGCAGATTGCCACCGATGTGATCCGCGACAACTTCTGGGCCTTGTTCCAGGCCCCGGAACATGACCTGTACATCACCGATCCGGCTTATCGCGGCCAGGCCACACCGCTGCTGGCGATGCCCGGGCAGAACGACGACGTTGGCAGCGTGCTCAGCCTGTGGCTGTCCTACCGGGACAAGCGCAATGAGTACGAGGCCCTGCGCCGTGACTCCTATGCCGATTCGCCGGCGCCGAGCTGGTCGACCCTGTGGGCCGGCAATGACAACGCGCTGCTGAGCATCTTCCGCCACTTCGACAGTGCCTCGGTGACCAAGGGCCTGATCGGCGAGATTCCGCAGACGATGTGGCTGTTCGACTATCCATTGCTGGAGCGCACCTATTACCAGCTGGCGGTGAACTTCGACGTGTTCGGCAACGTCTCGCACCAGGCCCAGACCCGCTTGTACTTCGACCTGATTCGCAACGGCGCCGAGCAGAACTTCCTGCGCCTGATGCCCGCCGGCACCCGCGAGGACTTTCTCGATGATTGGTACCAGAACAGCGGCAAGTTCAAGATGTGGCTGGATTACGAGTCCATCGACGACAGCAAGCGCAGCGCCCTGAGGCTGGACGCCAAGGACCCGAAGAAGGATTTCGCCAACCAGCTTCTGGCCCGTTATGGCGAGCTCAATGCCAAGCCGGACCCGATCAACCGATGCGACAGCGCCTATTGCTCGCGCCCCAACATCGACCCGGCATTGCAGGACGCCGAGCAGGCCCTGAGCCGTTTGGCGTCGCGTCCGGCGGCGGGGCTGAAGGTCATCGAGCAAATGCCCGAAGCCACCTTGCTGAGGGTCCAGACGCCGGGGGGCAAGCGCGAGTTCTACAGCGTGCTGCGCAACCGTGCCCACAGTAACGTGGCCTTCATGCTGGGCGAGTCGTTGCGCTACCAGCCGGGCCTGGACACCCTGACCATCTTCCCGGGCATTCTCGGCAGCTATCCGAACTTCATGTTCGACGTCCCGGCCGAGCAGGTGCCGGAATTCGTCGCGGCCATGCAGGAGGCGCGGGATGCCGCAGGATTTGAAAAGGTCGTCGAGCGTTGGGGCATCCGGCGCAGCCATCCGCAGTTCTGGCAGTACTTCCACGACCAGACTCGCTACTTGAAGGAAACCGACCCGGTGGAGGCCGGGGTCATGGACATGAATCGCTACGAAAACCTCTGA